One stretch of Eubacteriales bacterium DNA includes these proteins:
- a CDS encoding TetR/AcrR family transcriptional regulator, protein MYIYDKETRIIDAARALFNEKGFYKTSIREITQRAQVAKGTFYLYFTSKENALLKIAETDVESKAVALKSLIKNFTGSAIEKFQLVYNYIFNNSAVKSIAFKDYLKALYHIDNTLYRIRIITHFKLILTKMLADIIKQGIEEGCFNVSSPSEVSEIIMDMGFNMQEKIARNMLISEQEINLIEKLTKKVSVFEDAIEKILGLKKHTLSLHSIAFMKK, encoded by the coding sequence TTGTATATATATGATAAAGAAACACGTATCATCGATGCAGCACGGGCACTTTTCAATGAAAAAGGGTTTTATAAAACGAGTATACGCGAAATTACACAAAGAGCGCAGGTTGCCAAGGGTACTTTTTACCTTTATTTTACCTCTAAAGAAAATGCACTTTTAAAAATTGCAGAAACAGACGTAGAAAGCAAAGCAGTTGCCCTTAAATCCCTGATTAAAAATTTTACTGGCTCTGCCATAGAAAAGTTCCAGTTGGTTTACAATTACATTTTTAATAACAGTGCAGTTAAAAGCATCGCTTTTAAAGATTATTTAAAGGCGCTTTATCATATAGACAATACGCTTTACCGCATAAGAATCATTACGCATTTTAAGCTCATACTCACAAAAATGCTGGCAGACATTATAAAGCAAGGCATTGAAGAAGGTTGTTTTAACGTCTCAAGCCCTAGTGAAGTCAGTGAAATCATTATGGATATGGGATTTAATATGCAGGAAAAAATTGCGCGAAATATGCTTATTAGCGAACAAGAAATTAACTTGATCGAGAAGCTTACTAAAAAAGTCAGCGTTTTTGAAGATGCCATAGAAAAAATACTTGGATTAAAGAAGCATACTTTATCTCTTCATAGCATAGCGTTTATGAAGAAATGA
- the greA gene encoding transcription elongation factor GreA: MANEVVLTHEGVEEIEKKLEYLKAVKRMEVAEQIKVARAFGDLSENAEYDEAKNEQARVEMEIATLEKMLKTATVIDEKSVSFDVVSVGTTVKVLDIEDKSEEEFYIVGSAEVDVAKNKISNESPVGRALLGHNAGDVVTVETPGGAMKYKILKIF, encoded by the coding sequence ATGGCGAATGAAGTGGTTTTAACTCACGAGGGTGTTGAGGAAATTGAAAAGAAGCTTGAATATTTAAAGGCGGTTAAAAGAATGGAAGTTGCCGAACAGATAAAAGTAGCCCGTGCATTTGGCGATTTATCTGAAAATGCTGAATATGACGAGGCAAAAAATGAACAGGCACGCGTCGAGATGGAAATAGCCACTCTCGAAAAGATGCTTAAAACGGCAACTGTTATAGATGAAAAAAGCGTCAGCTTTGACGTTGTTAGCGTAGGGACGACTGTAAAAGTACTGGATATAGAAGACAAATCGGAAGAGGAGTTTTATATCGTAGGTTCGGCGGAAGTTGATGTTGCTAAAAACAAGATAAGCAACGAATCACCGGTCGGAAGAGCATTGCTTGGGCATAACGCAGGCGATGTCGTTACGGTTGAGACGCCGGGCGGAGCAATGAAATATAAGATACTAAAGATTTTTTAA
- a CDS encoding DUF2207 domain-containing protein — translation MKKLRLFTVFAVLSVFVICLFTNLTVSKAYSGYDIQSYDTSITVQSNNVLLITEEITVHFYEPSHGIYREIPTVLDFDTGEKNITYHPEISNVTVNCPVSTSSSGDYYVLQLGDPDVYADTEETYIISYTYDLGDDMIDEFDMFYFNIIGSYWDAEILSASFDITFPKAFDASYAQVYTGTSSVSGEGATITSEGMRLYGSITSPLSPGMALTVYLPLEEGYFTGERVPPNYGVISMIISIAIAGLAIMLFLIFGRDKKPVRPVEFYAPDNLTPTDVGYIIDGDVDTKDISALIIYWADKGYIRIEENLAAGMILYKLGELPPSSNAYEVELFKGLFGSKDEASLNKPREQLAVAFTKAKSLAKIRFDNKDRIFTSASLKVQSFLGFLTVIPIMATMFLSYLSSGDTPPLIFTVIACMLLVMPALTLTKNLLKYRSEKRSKFIWSFIVSSVFLLITSVLTVLISYMFIKSLLPGIVAVISTIIIMSFTSIARKRTEKGNRWYGQILGFKNFIELAEKDRLEMLVKENPEYFYHVLPYAYVMGVSDKWAKQFDAIGNVPANPGWYTGDALMFRNILLFTYINNSFARASALRAASVGGNAARGSGGFGGFGGGFSGGGFGGGGFGGGGGGRW, via the coding sequence ATGAAAAAACTTCGTTTATTCACTGTCTTTGCTGTGCTTAGTGTATTTGTGATCTGTCTTTTCACCAATTTGACAGTTTCAAAAGCTTATTCAGGATACGATATACAAAGTTATGATACCAGCATAACAGTTCAAAGCAACAATGTGCTTTTGATAACAGAAGAAATAACGGTTCATTTTTACGAACCAAGCCACGGTATCTACCGTGAAATCCCAACTGTTTTGGACTTTGATACGGGTGAGAAAAATATAACCTACCATCCAGAGATTTCAAATGTAACTGTAAACTGCCCTGTATCTACTTCCTCATCCGGAGATTATTATGTCCTTCAGCTAGGTGACCCGGATGTATACGCAGATACAGAAGAGACGTATATAATCTCTTATACCTATGACTTAGGAGATGATATGATCGATGAATTCGATATGTTTTACTTTAACATTATCGGTTCATATTGGGATGCGGAGATTTTATCCGCATCGTTTGATATAACTTTTCCTAAAGCTTTCGATGCTTCTTATGCACAGGTCTACACCGGAACGAGCTCTGTTTCAGGTGAAGGCGCTACTATAACTTCCGAAGGAATGAGGCTTTATGGTAGTATAACATCCCCGCTTTCCCCGGGAATGGCTTTAACCGTATACCTCCCGTTAGAAGAAGGGTACTTTACCGGTGAACGCGTACCCCCTAACTACGGTGTGATTTCTATGATAATAAGCATAGCTATTGCAGGTTTGGCAATAATGCTGTTCTTGATATTCGGGCGGGACAAAAAGCCTGTACGCCCTGTAGAATTCTATGCCCCGGATAACCTTACTCCAACTGATGTGGGGTATATCATAGATGGAGACGTAGATACAAAAGACATATCTGCCTTAATAATATACTGGGCGGATAAAGGATACATTCGGATAGAAGAAAACCTTGCAGCCGGTATGATCTTATACAAACTCGGAGAGCTTCCACCTTCATCAAACGCATATGAAGTAGAACTCTTTAAAGGGCTTTTCGGCTCGAAAGACGAGGCATCGCTTAATAAACCAAGAGAGCAATTGGCTGTTGCGTTTACTAAAGCCAAGTCCCTCGCAAAAATAAGGTTCGACAATAAGGACCGTATCTTCACCTCTGCTTCATTAAAAGTACAGAGCTTCTTAGGATTTTTAACTGTAATACCGATAATGGCAACTATGTTTTTGTCTTATCTGTCATCCGGCGACACCCCGCCTCTTATATTCACTGTAATAGCATGTATGTTGCTGGTTATGCCTGCGCTTACTCTAACAAAGAATTTGCTTAAATACCGCTCTGAAAAGCGTTCTAAGTTTATTTGGTCTTTTATTGTAAGCTCGGTATTCTTATTAATAACATCTGTTTTAACGGTATTAATATCATATATGTTTATAAAATCCTTACTGCCAGGTATCGTTGCAGTTATTTCAACAATAATAATAATGTCCTTTACAAGCATAGCGCGTAAACGAACTGAAAAAGGCAACCGATGGTATGGCCAGATACTTGGTTTTAAGAACTTTATAGAACTTGCAGAAAAAGACCGTTTGGAAATGCTGGTTAAAGAAAATCCGGAATATTTCTATCACGTTCTCCCATATGCCTATGTAATGGGCGTCAGCGACAAGTGGGCTAAACAGTTCGATGCCATAGGAAACGTACCTGCTAACCCAGGCTGGTATACAGGAGATGCGCTAATGTTCAGAAATATTCTGCTCTTTACTTACATAAACAACTCCTTTGCCAGGGCATCTGCTCTAAGGGCAGCATCCGTCGGCGGTAATGCTGCACGCGGCAGCGGCGGCTTTGGAGGCTTCGGCGGAGGTTTCAGCGGAGGCGGCTTTGGAGGAGGCGGCTTCGGCGGCGGAGGCGGCGGCCGTTGGTAA
- a CDS encoding ATP-dependent 6-phosphofructokinase, whose amino-acid sequence MRKIGILTGGGDCPGLNAVIRGVVETCSRAGIEVMGLRNGWKGAIEGDAFPLTLKDVEGLQVKGGTILGSSRTNVMKIENGPEKVRESMKRLGLEGIVAIGGDDTLGVANQLTKLGMPMVGVPKTIDNDLSCTDYTFGFDTSANIVMEAIDRLRTTADSHARIMVVEIMGRHTGWIAVQGGIAGDANIILIPEFPKSIEEIEKIVLERKASGHRSTVIAVAEGFKLKGYTVEATVKDAFGNACLPEQEIGKTLAKVLEERTGIESRYVVLGHLQRGGSPSAFDRVLSLRLGAKAGELVANKQYGNMVALSSTDIVVADLDKAVTERKLVDKDLYQVAELLFR is encoded by the coding sequence TTGAGAAAAATAGGTATTTTAACAGGCGGCGGAGATTGTCCCGGATTAAATGCAGTTATCCGCGGAGTAGTTGAAACTTGTTCCCGCGCCGGAATCGAAGTTATGGGTTTAAGAAACGGATGGAAAGGTGCTATAGAGGGAGATGCTTTTCCCCTTACTTTAAAAGACGTTGAAGGTCTGCAGGTAAAAGGTGGCACAATTTTAGGATCATCTAGGACTAATGTCATGAAAATAGAAAACGGCCCGGAAAAAGTACGCGAATCCATGAAGCGTTTAGGGCTTGAAGGTATCGTAGCTATTGGCGGAGATGACACTCTTGGCGTAGCTAACCAACTTACAAAATTAGGTATGCCTATGGTCGGCGTTCCAAAGACAATAGATAACGATTTAAGCTGTACAGACTATACTTTTGGATTTGATACTTCTGCTAATATAGTTATGGAAGCTATAGACCGCTTAAGAACTACAGCAGATTCGCATGCACGTATTATGGTCGTAGAGATTATGGGAAGGCATACCGGATGGATAGCTGTTCAGGGTGGTATCGCCGGAGACGCTAACATAATATTAATACCGGAATTCCCAAAATCCATTGAAGAAATTGAAAAAATCGTTCTTGAAAGAAAAGCCTCTGGCCATCGTTCAACTGTCATTGCAGTTGCCGAGGGCTTTAAATTAAAAGGATATACCGTAGAAGCAACTGTAAAAGATGCTTTTGGCAACGCTTGCCTTCCAGAGCAGGAAATAGGCAAGACCCTTGCAAAAGTTCTTGAAGAGAGAACCGGAATCGAATCCCGTTATGTGGTTTTGGGCCACCTGCAAAGAGGCGGTTCCCCATCTGCTTTCGACCGCGTTTTAAGCCTGCGTTTAGGCGCAAAAGCCGGTGAACTCGTAGCCAATAAGCAGTATGGAAACATGGTTGCGCTTTCATCTACAGATATTGTTGTTGCCGATCTAGACAAGGCAGTTACAGAGAGAAAATTAGTAGATAAAGATTTATACCAAGTAGCTGAACTCTTGTTCCGTTAA
- a CDS encoding LemA family protein, with protein MGTGTIVLIVIAAIILFIVIWAISSYNSFIRKRNSVEEAFSTMDVYLKKRFDLIPNLVQTVKGYAAHEKDTLEKIVQARNITANAKTVAERLEGENQLTSALRTLFNVVVEQYPDLKANMNFMDLQRTLSSLEGEIASSRKYYNAIVKDYNIKREVFPSSIIAGMFHFEKKPLFDIPDEQRENVKVEF; from the coding sequence ATGGGTACAGGAACTATAGTTTTAATAGTTATAGCCGCAATCATATTATTTATCGTTATTTGGGCTATATCTAGTTACAACAGCTTTATTAGAAAAAGAAACTCAGTTGAAGAAGCTTTTTCTACGATGGACGTTTACTTAAAAAAGCGTTTTGATTTAATACCGAACCTGGTTCAGACGGTCAAAGGCTATGCTGCGCATGAAAAAGATACTTTAGAAAAAATAGTTCAGGCCAGAAATATAACAGCCAATGCAAAGACTGTTGCTGAACGTCTTGAAGGTGAAAACCAGCTGACTTCAGCGCTTAGGACTTTGTTTAACGTAGTAGTCGAGCAATATCCGGACCTAAAAGCAAATATGAATTTTATGGATCTTCAGCGTACGCTTAGTTCTCTTGAAGGCGAAATAGCCTCTTCAAGAAAATATTATAATGCAATAGTTAAAGACTATAATATTAAACGCGAAGTTTTCCCAAGCTCTATTATAGCTGGAATGTTCCACTTTGAGAAAAAACCGTTGTTTGATATACCAGATGAACAGAGAGAAAACGTAAAGGTAGAATTTTAA
- the cysS gene encoding cysteine--tRNA ligase — translation MKIYNTLTKEKEELVPNKPGEISIYACGPTVYNFFHIGNARPFIIFDTLRRYLEFCGYKVTFVQNFTDVDDKMINRAREEGVSIKELGEKYIKEYFKDAKGLNILPADVHPKATEHIGDIIKFISGLIEKGMAYEVDGDVYFRVSKFKEYGKLSGQSLDELMMGARIDVDKAKENPMDFALWKKKKQPDEIAWKSPWGEGRPGWHIECSAMSMKYLGETFDIHGGGQDLIFPHHENEIAQSEGLTGKPYVKYWMHNGYINIDNKKMSKSENNFFTVRDISKEFDLITVRFFMLSAHYRSPVNFSKDMITNAKTALLRIENCRENLEHIIKNGDDKKLDIKDVLKKYVSSFKEAMDDDLNTAEAIGQIFEMVKELNLIFAESSSAPAAKEAIETLDKLLDVLGILRKKEEIPEEIIDMAKKRQQARKQKDYVLSDKLRDQIAEKGYEIKDTVDGFKITKID, via the coding sequence TTGAAAATATATAACACCTTAACAAAGGAAAAAGAGGAACTTGTTCCAAATAAACCGGGTGAAATATCTATTTACGCCTGCGGGCCTACTGTATATAACTTTTTTCATATAGGAAATGCACGCCCGTTTATAATTTTTGACACTTTAAGGCGGTATCTTGAGTTCTGCGGATATAAAGTAACATTTGTTCAGAATTTTACAGATGTAGATGATAAAATGATAAACCGCGCGCGTGAAGAAGGCGTTTCCATAAAGGAACTCGGCGAAAAGTATATAAAAGAATATTTTAAAGATGCAAAGGGCCTTAACATTTTACCGGCAGACGTTCATCCAAAGGCCACGGAACATATAGGAGATATAATAAAATTTATATCCGGGCTTATTGAAAAAGGCATGGCTTATGAAGTAGATGGTGATGTTTACTTTAGAGTCTCTAAGTTTAAAGAATATGGGAAGCTCTCAGGGCAGAGCCTAGACGAACTGATGATGGGAGCCAGGATAGACGTAGATAAGGCAAAGGAAAACCCAATGGACTTTGCGCTGTGGAAGAAGAAAAAGCAGCCGGATGAGATAGCATGGAAAAGCCCTTGGGGAGAGGGCCGCCCTGGCTGGCATATAGAATGCAGTGCAATGAGCATGAAATATTTAGGCGAGACGTTTGATATACACGGAGGCGGGCAGGACCTTATTTTCCCGCATCATGAAAATGAAATAGCGCAAAGCGAAGGGCTGACAGGCAAGCCTTACGTTAAGTACTGGATGCACAACGGATATATAAACATAGATAACAAGAAAATGTCTAAATCCGAAAATAATTTTTTTACGGTAAGGGACATTTCAAAGGAGTTCGATCTAATTACAGTTAGGTTCTTTATGCTAAGTGCACATTACAGAAGCCCTGTCAATTTCTCTAAAGATATGATAACTAATGCAAAGACAGCTCTTTTAAGGATAGAAAACTGCCGGGAAAATTTAGAACATATAATTAAGAACGGCGATGATAAAAAACTGGATATAAAAGATGTACTTAAAAAATATGTATCGAGTTTTAAAGAAGCTATGGACGATGATTTAAATACAGCAGAAGCAATAGGCCAGATATTTGAGATGGTTAAAGAACTAAATCTTATTTTTGCCGAGAGTTCAAGTGCGCCTGCCGCTAAAGAAGCGATTGAAACGCTGGATAAACTGCTAGACGTCCTTGGGATTTTACGGAAAAAGGAAGAAATTCCTGAGGAAATCATCGATATGGCTAAAAAAAGGCAACAGGCCAGAAAACAAAAGGACTATGTGTTGTCTGACAAATTGCGTGATCAGATAGCAGAAAAAGGATACGAAATCAAAGATACGGTTGACGGGTTTAAAATAACCAAAATAGATTAA
- a CDS encoding radical SAM protein encodes MQSLSGLKQRFESVAVKEAVKYLEKNPIENFPKLLDWGLKLTKGTLWEDTVRTFRGYFNDQNSSYGQLIRRFLTELNPNVQKNVLCNYFINCGIKGMPLIDAKSEEIGATVPWAILMDPTTACNLKCTGCWAAEYDNKQNLSFEKMDEIITEGKSLGTYMYLFSGGEPLVRKDELIRLAEKHNDCVFVSFTNATLIDEKFVEDLKRVGNFTLAISIEGFEEDTDFRRGKGTYQKIIRAMDLLKGQGIPFGFSACYHSKNVDTVGSDEFIDFMIEKGCLYGWLFTYIPLGKDAVTELLASDEQRKDMYYNVREQRTKKPIWLMDFWNDGEYVGGCIAGGRKYFHINANGDVEPCAFIHYATCNINDISLTEALKNPLFAQYRKNQPFNSNMLRPCPLLDNPYKLCEMVHACNAYSTQPLDKENVDDLIKKTEFVSRKWAITADKLWNTSLNEKKSTK; translated from the coding sequence ATGCAAAGTTTAAGCGGTTTGAAGCAACGCTTCGAATCCGTTGCAGTAAAAGAAGCTGTAAAATATCTTGAGAAAAATCCTATAGAGAATTTTCCAAAGCTATTAGATTGGGGTTTAAAGCTTACAAAAGGTACGCTCTGGGAAGATACCGTAAGAACTTTCCGCGGATATTTTAACGACCAAAATAGCAGCTACGGTCAACTAATACGGCGTTTTCTAACAGAACTTAACCCAAATGTCCAAAAAAACGTTTTGTGCAACTATTTCATTAACTGCGGCATCAAGGGCATGCCATTAATAGATGCCAAGTCCGAAGAAATCGGTGCAACTGTCCCATGGGCCATACTAATGGACCCAACAACTGCGTGCAATTTAAAGTGTACGGGGTGTTGGGCGGCAGAATATGACAATAAGCAAAACCTGTCTTTTGAGAAAATGGATGAAATCATAACTGAAGGCAAGAGCCTGGGAACATATATGTATTTATTCTCCGGCGGGGAACCGCTTGTCAGAAAAGATGAACTTATACGTCTTGCAGAAAAACACAACGACTGTGTTTTCGTTTCTTTTACAAACGCAACGCTAATAGATGAGAAATTCGTAGAAGATTTAAAGCGAGTAGGCAACTTTACGCTGGCTATAAGCATTGAGGGATTTGAAGAAGATACTGATTTTCGCAGAGGCAAAGGAACGTACCAAAAAATTATACGTGCAATGGACCTTTTAAAAGGCCAGGGAATACCATTTGGCTTTTCGGCATGCTATCACTCCAAAAACGTGGATACAGTAGGATCAGACGAATTTATAGATTTCATGATCGAAAAAGGTTGTTTATACGGCTGGCTATTTACCTATATACCTCTTGGCAAAGATGCAGTAACAGAACTATTGGCTTCAGACGAACAGCGCAAAGACATGTATTATAACGTGCGTGAACAGCGCACAAAAAAACCTATCTGGCTAATGGATTTTTGGAACGACGGAGAGTATGTAGGAGGTTGTATAGCGGGTGGCAGAAAGTATTTTCATATCAATGCGAACGGCGACGTAGAACCATGTGCTTTTATCCACTATGCTACGTGTAATATAAACGACATATCACTTACAGAAGCTCTAAAAAACCCGTTGTTTGCACAATACCGCAAAAATCAGCCATTTAACAGCAATATGCTTCGCCCATGCCCTCTGCTCGATAACCCGTACAAACTATGCGAGATGGTGCATGCCTGCAATGCATATTCAACACAGCCTCTCGATAAAGAAAACGTAGACGATCTAATAAAGAAAACAGAGTTTGTTTCAAGAAAATGGGCTATAACGGCGGATAAGCTCTGGAACACCTCATTAAATGAAAAAAAATCTACAAAATAG